From one Perca fluviatilis chromosome 10, GENO_Pfluv_1.0, whole genome shotgun sequence genomic stretch:
- the si:ch211-153b23.7 gene encoding uncharacterized protein si:ch211-153b23.7 isoform X1, producing MDGDVLSLSSSSSLSSSAVAGTQKDISPKSDSSLPQSQQHHKSTEELWTEDVSPMGGRLLSTEEQVTLITESMTVTSTDQEKLLLLNKNTELRRVNKELMKLNEDWDQVYRSATLGLQHRLETLELENTAIKQLNNRLLLKVEHQQSAKEYYEQALMQELKKNQELHEYIRVVESRMHHPDRDCTPAKQGSFSAVIRGPVSSPTTNTPVGANLSSSHVSGYNPSSSLFPDSSSQEAGLKGKSPRSSTPLGALREVQDLKEQLEALQCQQTQIYEAEYQTEHNDHKHTLQENRRLRKKREETRQQVALLQEQLKVYEDDFRRERSDKQMLQRLLLKKTPQNKDPVLIHRCNNEQQPAGGDKRTQSGEKRKQHHPLCPKHPNRDKESD from the exons ATGGATGGAGATGTACTGTCTTTGTCGTCTTCCTCATCATTATCATCCTCAGCAGTGGCAGGAACGCAGAAAGATATTTCACCAAAGAGCGACAGCAGCCTCCCTCAGAGCCAACAACATCACAAATCAACTGAAGAATTATG gacaGAGGATGTGAGTCCCATGGGTGGCAGGCTGCTGTCCACTGAGGAGCAGGTCACTCTGATCACTGAGAGTATGACTGTCACCTCCACTGACCAGGAGAAACTGCTGCTGCTCAACAAGAACACTGAGCTCCGCAGAGTCAACAAAGAG CTGATGAAGCTGAATGAGGACTGGGACCAGGTGTACCGCAGTGCCACGTTGGGTCTCCAGCACAGACTGGAGACATTGGAGCTGGAGAACACTGCCATCAAACAGCTCAACAACAGACTGCTGCTCAAAGTCGAGCACCAGCAg AGTGCAAAGGAGTACTATGAGCAGGCGTTGATGCAAGAGCTGAAGAAGAACCAGGAGCTGCATGAATACATCAGAGTGGTGGAAAGCAGAATGCACCACCCAGACAGAGACTGCACACCTGCCAAACAG GGCAGCTTCAGTGCTGTGATACGCGGCCCTGTGTCGAGCCCCACCACTAATACGCCAGTAGGTGCCAACCTGTCATCTAGTCACGTCTCTGGATACAACCCCTCATCCTCCTTGTTCCCAGATTCTTCCAGCCAAGAGGCAGGGCTGAAGGGAAAAAGCCCGAGAAGTAGTACCCCACTGGGAGCACTGAGAGAAGTACAGGATCTAAAAGAACAGCTGGAGGCGCTGCAATGTCAG CAGACCCAGATTTATGAAGCCGAATATCAGACAGAGCACAAcgaccacaaacacacactgcaggagAACCGGAGGCTAaggaagaagagggaggagACACGCCAACAGGTGGCACTACTGCAAGAGCAG CTCAAGGTGTATGAGGATGACTTCCGTCGGGAGAGGTCTGACAAACAGATGCTGCAGCGGCTGTTGTTGAAGAAAACGCCTCAAAACAAGGACCCTGTGCTTATTCACCGCTGCAATAATGAGCAGCAGCCAGCAGGTGGAGACAAGAGAACACAAagtggagagaaaagaaaacag
- the si:ch211-153b23.7 gene encoding uncharacterized protein si:ch211-153b23.7 isoform X2 has translation MDGDVLSLSSSSSLSSSAVAGTQKDISPKSDSSLPQSQQHHKSTEELWTEDVSPMGGRLLSTEEQVTLITESMTVTSTDQEKLLLLNKNTELRRVNKELMKLNEDWDQVYRSATLGLQHRLETLELENTAIKQLNNRLLLKVEHQQSAKEYYEQALMQELKKNQELHEYIRVVESRMHHPDRDCTPAKQGSFSAVIRGPVSSPTTNTPVGANLSSSHVSGYNPSSSLFPDSSSQEAGLKGKSPRSSTPLGALREVQDLKEQLEALQCQTQIYEAEYQTEHNDHKHTLQENRRLRKKREETRQQVALLQEQLKVYEDDFRRERSDKQMLQRLLLKKTPQNKDPVLIHRCNNEQQPAGGDKRTQSGEKRKQHHPLCPKHPNRDKESD, from the exons ATGGATGGAGATGTACTGTCTTTGTCGTCTTCCTCATCATTATCATCCTCAGCAGTGGCAGGAACGCAGAAAGATATTTCACCAAAGAGCGACAGCAGCCTCCCTCAGAGCCAACAACATCACAAATCAACTGAAGAATTATG gacaGAGGATGTGAGTCCCATGGGTGGCAGGCTGCTGTCCACTGAGGAGCAGGTCACTCTGATCACTGAGAGTATGACTGTCACCTCCACTGACCAGGAGAAACTGCTGCTGCTCAACAAGAACACTGAGCTCCGCAGAGTCAACAAAGAG CTGATGAAGCTGAATGAGGACTGGGACCAGGTGTACCGCAGTGCCACGTTGGGTCTCCAGCACAGACTGGAGACATTGGAGCTGGAGAACACTGCCATCAAACAGCTCAACAACAGACTGCTGCTCAAAGTCGAGCACCAGCAg AGTGCAAAGGAGTACTATGAGCAGGCGTTGATGCAAGAGCTGAAGAAGAACCAGGAGCTGCATGAATACATCAGAGTGGTGGAAAGCAGAATGCACCACCCAGACAGAGACTGCACACCTGCCAAACAG GGCAGCTTCAGTGCTGTGATACGCGGCCCTGTGTCGAGCCCCACCACTAATACGCCAGTAGGTGCCAACCTGTCATCTAGTCACGTCTCTGGATACAACCCCTCATCCTCCTTGTTCCCAGATTCTTCCAGCCAAGAGGCAGGGCTGAAGGGAAAAAGCCCGAGAAGTAGTACCCCACTGGGAGCACTGAGAGAAGTACAGGATCTAAAAGAACAGCTGGAGGCGCTGCAATGTCAG ACCCAGATTTATGAAGCCGAATATCAGACAGAGCACAAcgaccacaaacacacactgcaggagAACCGGAGGCTAaggaagaagagggaggagACACGCCAACAGGTGGCACTACTGCAAGAGCAG CTCAAGGTGTATGAGGATGACTTCCGTCGGGAGAGGTCTGACAAACAGATGCTGCAGCGGCTGTTGTTGAAGAAAACGCCTCAAAACAAGGACCCTGTGCTTATTCACCGCTGCAATAATGAGCAGCAGCCAGCAGGTGGAGACAAGAGAACACAAagtggagagaaaagaaaacag